Proteins encoded within one genomic window of Festucalex cinctus isolate MCC-2025b chromosome 18, RoL_Fcin_1.0, whole genome shotgun sequence:
- the LOC144005996 gene encoding RING finger protein 145-like, which yields MALKERVEAVLNVGLRVPSIMLLDVLYRWDVGSFFQKIQRSGLSNNPLFQYKYLALYLHYVGYILSLVLLTLPRQHLVKLYLYVLTALLLFAGHQVSRDYVRSELESGHEGPVYLEPLSMNRFTTALIGQLVVCTLCSCVMQTKRIWLFSAHLLPLAARLCLVPLETIVFINKFSMIFTGLEVIYFLASNLLVPYNLAKTAYRELAQVVEVYGLLALGMSLWNQLVLPVLFMCFWLLLFALQIYSYFSTRDQPTSRERLLFLFLTSVAECCSTPYSLLGLVFTVSFIALGVLTLCKFYLQGYRAFINDNTMHRGVTEGITLLILAVQTGLIELQVIHRAFLLSIILFIVVASILQSMLEIADPIVLALGASRDRSLWKHFRAVSLCLFLLVFPAYMAYMICQFFHMDFWLLIIISSSILTSLQVLGTLLIYVLFMVEEFRKAPVENMDEVIYCVNGTYRLLEFLVAVCVVCYGVSETVFGEWSVMGGTIILVHSYYNVWLRAQLGWQSFLLRRDAVNKIKSLPTASPAQLQRYNDICAICYQDLNSAVITPCSHLFHAGCLKKWLYVQETCPLCHAQLKSQSAADTAPANHTSARQEGGGEEKAADEEAAPSSSGVGDKSYDVSDAPPPSAASGEEGGGRASPKPSILLDDEGSSRHILKTSDDVTADVVGN from the exons ATGGCGCTGAAGGAGCGCGTGGAGGCGGTGCTGAACGTGGGCCTGCGCGTGCCCAGCATCATGCTGCTGGACGTGCTGTACCGCTGGGACGTGGGGTCCTTCTTCCAGAAGATCCAGCGATCCGGCCTGTCCAACAACCCGCTATTCCAGTACAAGTATCTGGCGCTCTACCTGCACTACGTGG GTTACATCCTGAGCCTGGTGCTGCTCACGCTGCCTCGTCAGCACCTGGTCAAGCTATACCTCTACGTGCTCACCGCCCTGCTGCTCTTTGCTGGCCACCAGGTGTCCAG GGATTACGTGCGCAGCGAGCTGGAGTCGGGCCACGAGGGCCCCGTGTACCTCGAGCCGCTCTCCATGAACCGATTTACCACCGCGCTCATAG GTCAGCTGGTGGTGTGCACGCTATGCTCGTGCGTGATGCAAACCAAACGGATCTGGCTGTTCTCGGCCCACCTGCTCCCCTTGGCGGCCCGGCTGTGCCTGGTGCCCCTGGAGACCATTGTGTTCATCAACAAGTTCTCCATGATCTTCACGGGCCTGGAGGTCATCTACTTCCTGGCATCCAACCTGCTGGTGCCGTACAACCTGGCCAAGACGGCGTATCGCGAGCTGGCCCAG GTGGTGGAGGTGTACGGTCTTCTGGCACTGGGGATGTCCTTGTGGAACCAGCTGGTCCTGCCCGTCCTCTTCATGTGCTTCTGGCTGCTGCTCTTCGCTCTGCAGATCTACTCCTACTTCAGCACCCGGGACCAGCCCACCTCCAGGGAGaggctcctcttcctcttcctcaccAG CGTGGCCGAGTGCTGCAGTACGCCCTACTCGCTCCTGGGCCTGGTCTTTACCGTGTCTTTCATCGCGCTGGGCGTCCTCACGCTCTGCAAGTTCTACCTGCAGGGCTACCGGGCCTTCATCAACGACAACACCATGCACAG GGGCGTGACGGAGGGCATCACTCTGCTGATCTTGGCCGTCCAGACGGGACTGATCGAGCTGCAGGTGATCCACCGGGCCTTCCTCCTGTCCATCATCCTCTTCATCGTGGTGGCCTCCATCCTGCAGTCCATGCTGGAGATTGCCGACCCCATCGTGCTGGCGCTAGGGGCCTCCAGGGACAG GAGCCTTTGGAAGCACTTCCGAGCCGTGTCGCTGTGCCTCTTCCTGCTGGTCTTCCCCGCCTACATGGCCTACATGATTTGTCAGTTCTTCCACATGGACTTCTGgctcctcatcatcatctcaTCCTCCATCCTCACGTCGCTGCAG gtGCTGGGCACTCTGCTCATCTACGTGCTTTTCATGGTGGAGGAGTTCCGCAAGGCTCCAGTGGAGAACATGGATGAGGTCATCTATTGCGTCAACGGAACGTACAGGCTGCTGGAGTTCTTG GTGGCAGTGTGCGTGGTGTGCTACGGCGTGTCGGAGACGGTGTTCGGCGAGTGGAGCGTGATGGGCGGGACCATCATCCTGGTGCACTCGTACTACAATGTGTGGCTGCGGGCGCAGTTGGGCTGGCAGAGCTTCCTGCTGCGCCGCGATGCCGTCAACAAGATCAAGAGCCTCCCCACTGCCAGCCCCGCGCAGCTCCAGCGGTACAACGACATCTGCGCCATCTGCTACCAG GACCTGAACAGCGCCGTCATCACGCCGTGCAGCCACTTGTTCCACGCCGGCTGTCTGAAGAAGTGGCTGTACGTGCAGGAGACGTGTCCGCTCTGTCACGCGCAACTCAAGAGTCAATCGGCCGCTGACACCGCCCCGGCCAATCACACGTCTGCGAGACAAGAAGGTGGCGGCGAGGAAAAGGCGGCGGATGAAGAAGCGGCTCCGTCTTCGTCTGGTGTGGGCGACAAATCCTATGACGTGTCAGACGCGCCGCCTCCGTCTGCGGCTTCAGGTGAGGAGGGAGGAGGCAGAGCCTCACCCAAACCCAGCATCCTGTTGGATGATGAAGGATCGTCACGTCACATCTTGAAGACCTCGGATGACGTAACAGCTGATGTCGTTGGCAATTGA